DNA sequence from the Nicotiana tomentosiformis chromosome 3, ASM39032v3, whole genome shotgun sequence genome:
taagagaaagaaatattaaaataatacaacGTTTagtaaacaaagtatagtaaattgaagAATTTAAATTTGGTAGCTTGTCTAAATTccaaaagtatttacaacattcCAACTTTAATGAATTCGATGCACCAAAGgtatggagactttgcaagtattagtgatagAAATTGAATTTCCTTAGAGACTTTACATTAtcgaattcaactttgctttaatcaaaTACATACGCATTGTacactcttaagttagtcgatctTATTCTATACTAAccagacaatatatatatatatatatatatatatatatatatatatatatatatatatatatatatatgtgtgtgtgtgtgtgtgtgtgtgtgtgtgtgtgtgtgtgtgtgtgtgtgtgtacatacatgatgatcatctgcatataatacacaataaatagatCCATTAAATTTTACGGCGTGTATAttgttgaaaaataaataaaattttaaacaaaTTCCAAACTTATTATCACAGGAAGAGAAATGGGCATTGGTAATTTAAAAAGCCCATGAATAATATGTATAGTCTAGTACCTTTAGCATTCACATAAatagtaatttctgaaaatagtggaTCAAGAAGGAGAATAAGTGACTAAATTAAAATGATTCGGGAGATTCTGGGTCACCTGACGGACTGAGGGGTAATTTTTAACAGTTTGTTgatggtaggggtaaatttgacaGGATAGTATAACGAAGGTTAAATATAGATAATATCTGAAAGTAAAGGGACATATTTGGCcctttttcaaaaaataataagGGCAAGTGCACAGATAGATGTAAACACTTATTTTGTCatgaaattttaaattaaaaacctTAACTTCATGACATTTTATCCCAAAAATTTGAactgaaaaactaaaattcaagACGCACTGACTAATTCTTAAATAGCTGCCTTTTAGAGCGGctacctggtgtcatttctacaAAAAAAAAATGGGCAGGGAAAAAACATCATGGACCCCGCGGATAAATACTTGGTAATCTTAAAGAAATGTCCTAAATAAGTCctaacttaccaacctctagccattaatcataaGCTTAgcaaaactagtcaaacacatataaaaattgaaaacccaaataaatacggttctttctctccaagaattaCACACAAAGACCTCCTTTCATATTTTTAAGTgtgattagcaacattagatgcaagacaaaaaataaatttcattgGATGAGGTAgtaaataaggtgatgaaatacaaaaatatatatatacgagATTCCAAAAATCTAAACAAAAAAGGTCATTTTTCCATAGGCacggttgaaattcattgaaaatatatagatgagtcaatatatgttggaggtgatttggactgatttgctATCAAAATTTGTAGTTAAAATCAAGTTCGAAAAATTCTTTTGTGTCACATGTATCACATACATGgatatatatttgatacaatatatgatacatatgtgatacacaaatagTACACATATTATTTTGTTTTCATGCTCAtattctacttcgaattttcaattcaaactatcccaaaactccaccaaatcatcccaaatttAGGATTCAAGCTCCTTATAATTAAGATGTactcaatctattctaataacacacaCTCAAAAGAGAACAAAAATTTGGCCTTTTTTTGGCTATAAATAGCTATTTggttaatattagtaatattttatgaattgaccaatttttataataagctacttataaataGACATAGGTAATTCCCCTAAATACTTTCTCCCACCCGGGTATTTGCCAAAGATTCCCTTCTTTTTTATTGGCTACTATTGACCTAGTCGTAGGCCTGCTATAGTACAGCCCACATTATATATGGACTATATGTTCTCGTCTTGTAGCGCTTGTAAACGGGCAAGCCCTTTCAGCACTTGAAGCCTATAACAGACTCCAACTAAATGCCCATTACGATGAAGAGAATGGGCTAATACATTTTGTTCATATCTTAAAAACAAAACAATTATGATTAGACTAAAAGTGTTACTATTTCCGTTCTAAGCATATATTAGGCATCAAAGTATTATATTATTGTGAATTCACACTATTTATCAATGTTAAAAAGATAAAAATTAACATAGTTAGAAAAATATTAAAAGGGTTGTACACATCATACTTTTTTAACTAAAGAGGATTTTGAAAAGAAATCATagttaaatataaattttttggAGTCTGACTAATTCCCGCATGATACTAGTTACATATACATTGGACAAAGGGAGTACGTCCAAATGAAATTACAAAGTAATGTACATTAACTCTTACTGTTCATATTTGTGTTAAATAAAATGGGAAGTTCTAAGGCAAACTACCAAAGATCTTCATCTTCCAAGTTAAAGCTTCATTTTTATACTCAATTTTAAAGCAAATAGGCAGCGTGACAATTTACACGAAATGAATATTGAGGAGAAAAAAGAATTATTTGAAACGCGGGATAGTTAATACATTCAGGTAACATAATTAAAATTTGATTAAGTGATCCCATCAAATGGTATTAATGTCCATTTCTTTGGTTCAAATCCAAGGAACATCGATAGCGGAAGCAAGTTCATCACCTTTGCCAGTTTGGGAATAGCCTTATCCAATTTCAGTAAACAGATATTTACATTACATTAACTAAACTAAATACTAGAGTCTAAACCGATTGAATTGGACGAGTCCATAGCTAAGCTTAATTGTTTAAGATGATTCTTTGAAGGGGTCGTTTTCCATTAACATAATTAATGAGATCAGCATcatagaatattttaatagaaaaaaaaaagcaGCATCTAGAAGACCTATTACACAATATATAAAAGCCTAAAAAAGTTTAGGCACAGAAATATGAACTTAAAGATCAAATACGGAAGTTCACAAATTTGAGTGCTTTAATTTCTGTCTAATATGTAACATCatgtttttattaatttaaaaccaAGTCCTTGACTTCCAAGAATGCCTTTTGTCTCTTCTCTAGGACTCTTTCCATAATTTGCATTGATATATTCAACATTTATTTACACCATTTTCTTGCTGGTTCCATCAATTCCATCTCCCTTGtgctcctctctctctctctctctcccaaAAATAATGTTGAAGAGATGTTTTAATTGCTTTGGTGGTGAACAAAGACCAGAGATCAGGTATCTACTCAACCTTGACATATTCGTATCTTCCTTACCTATGCTTGATTTACTTTTCTTTAATTCAGCCTTGTTAAAATTACaagtattttctttctttctcgtGAATCCAGTGCTCAGAAGAACAGGGATTATCCATGGGATATTTACACATTAAAAGAGCTTGTTAACGCAACAAACAATTTCCATAATGATAACAAAATTGGTGAAGGAGGGTTTGGAAGTGTTTATTGGGGTCGAACTAGTAAAGGCATCGAGGCAATCAAGTCTATCATTTTCCCTTTTCCTAATTTATTTGGAACTTTTTTCTAAAGTAGTCAAACTAAGGTTTCAATAATTAGTTCCCTTTTTTATTCTTGGATTAAAAATCTCTCCTTTATTTTTTTTCCCTTTAATTGTTCAGATAGCAGTTAAAAGGCTAAAGGCGATGAGTGCAAAAGCAGAAATGGAATTTGCAATAGAAGTGGAAATACTTGGAAGGGTGAGACATAAGAATTTATTAGGTTTAAGAGGATTTTATGCAGGCGAGGATGAAAGGCTTATAGTTTATGACTATATGCCTAATCACAGCTTGATCACCCATTTGCATGGCCAACTTGCTGCTGATTGCCTTCTGGATTGGCCTCGACGAATTAGAATTGCTATTGGATCTGCCGAGGGATTATGGTAGGTACATTCAATTGAATCATTTCTCCATTTGCGCGTGTTATCCTTGCCCAAATGATAATAATATCAAGTTATGCTGAATTGGAATTGGTCTCTGTATACTTCTGTTTGCCGGCCTCTCTTTTTCTAATGAAGGCCTCTTATTCTTCAACAAAGTTATTCCCAACTAGTACTCCCCCGGTGAAATagtttgatgaatagtgtatgtgtgtatatgtatgtatgtacgtATGTATGTATGGAGCGGCCTGCAGCCTcatattgttttttttttgtttttttgtttaatttgtagttACTTGCACCATGAAGCAAATCCCCATATCATACATAGAGACATAAAGGCAAGCAATGTCCTCTTAGATTCAAATTTCCAAGCAAAAGTCGCAGATTTTGGATTTGCTAAGTTGATACCTGATGGGGTTACTCATCTAACAACAAGGGTTAAAGGAACCCTAGGGTATTTAGCACCTGAATATGCCATGTGGGGAAAAGTCTCTGAGAGTTGTGATGTCTATAGCTTTGGAATATTACTTCTCGAGATAATTAGTGCTCGTAAACCTTTAGAGAAACTCCCTAATGGTGTTAAACGTGACATTGTGCAATGGGCACTTCCATATCTCCAAAAGGGTGACTTTAATCACATTGCTGACCCTAGGCTCAAAGGAAAGTTCAATCGTGATCAATTGAAAAATACAATCTTGATTGCAATGAAATGCACTGATGGAAATCCTGAAAACAGGCCAAGTATGTTAGAAGTTGTGGATTGGCTTAAGGGTGGGGTGGAAAAGAGGAAGAAAGAGATCAAAATAGTGAAGAATGATGTTGATGACAACGAGAACGATgactatgttgatgatattgagACTGACTATGAAGATTATGCAAAGAAAAAAACCAAGCCAAGATTACCAATTTCGGAGTCGAATAAGAGGAAATAAGTTTCCAATAATCTTGCAATTGTTCCGAATTATTGAACTGTATATTTTAGtgtgatgtatttgtgcttaattaTTGAAAGTTAATTACCTCATTTGGTACTTTTGAAGGTAAGAGGAGTCACTGATTTCATTCATTCGGTTGATTGAAAACAATAGGCATGAAAACTTTTTTCTCTTATGCTAGAATTTGCATGAATGTTGATCATTAAAGAAATGGTACATCATTTCCACAGAGGACGATACTAGAAATTAACTATTTCTGCAAAGATCAGTGGTCAACAGCTTTTATAATAATAACATAGGTGGATTAGATCCAAGCATATATATACTACTCACGTTATAATtaatttctttattattattattattattattattattattattattattattattattattattattattattgtattattattattagtagtaTTATTATAGTTGCATTTTCGCTGGTTTGTAGTTGTTAATTTCTTCTTCTACTATACATAATTTATCTGAGATATATTCAATTTCCACAGCCGGCTTCTGATGCGTTACGTAAGTTGCTAACAAGACGATCTGAAAAGGTCATTTAATTAAGCAATCAATGCCTTTAATTAGTTTAGTCATGTCTTTAACAAAACTAGTGGCATATTAATAAAGGTAGTGAGGgatattatatattattattatactaaTTAAAGGCATTGATTGCTAATTCCTAGCTACTCTCGGAGATCTAAGTTAGAACACGGTATTGTTCCTtctattttataattaaaggacgGCAAGGATTCTCAAATTACGATATGATGTAAGCACTTTACAGTGTGTTTCGGTCCTCTTCGTTTCTCTTGAAAGTAATATTTATGAAATGGTGGGGTGACGAATAAAATAAATATCATTTTGGTTCAGTGTTCCAGTACCATCTAGTAATGGAACAtcctataacaacaacaataactcagtataatttcactagtggggtctggggagggtagtgtgtatgcagaccttacccctaccctgggatagacAAGCTGTTTCCAATAGAAACTCGGCattcttccctccaagaactctcacattgctcttggggtgactcgaactcacaacctcttggttggaagtggagggcgcTTACTATAAGAGTAACTCACCTTATCTAGTAATGGAACATCCTGATCTCCCAAATTACCTTGGTCTAATGCCGTAATTAAATGATCTTTTCAAGAGGGTGACAAAAACTCAATCCTTCTTAATTCAAATTCATATATTTATTGAACTTGCAATCAGCATTACTACTAGAGTTTTATCCTACACTAGTATACTTCCCAATCGAACTGAACTTCAGGATCAGAAAACAACTCAACATCCGAAACATGCTTCAATTTGGAACTTTAGACCACCTCGGGATCAGGCTCTAAAACTCCAGCAAAAGGCTCTTTTCCATATGAAGAAATGGAAGGCCCCTGGCCCAAATGCCCGCACTGTGGAGCTCTTACAAAATTGGACATGTTGGCCTGACCTCCGAGGGGATGTAGTGTTCTAGCGATGGTTCAATTGAATTCataatttttaatacaaaatataaaaatttattaaaataataaaaataataaatatgaaatcataattttaaaaatattacggGTCTaatattaaaaatcttaaaagttaATCTCATAGTCCATAAAGTTTAAATCCCGGACCACCTCTGCTAACCTCACTACTACTTATATTATTTATTTCAAAAGGAAAGATGTTATTAACTACTAGCTCTACATTCATAATATATTGGCGCCTAAGGTCAGAACACCAGACAATATGAGGGTGGATGACAAAAACACCATTGGGATCTAATATGACCTTCAATATGTTATGCCAATTCACCTAAAGGCATGTTATTAAGGTGCAAATAAGAATATGAGACTATTAAGATTAAGGGATTTCGAATATAAAAAGGCAATATCATATAAAATGGAGGGAGTTTCTGTTTTGGATAATTTTAAAATGTCTTATAGCATTCAACTCAAATTAATAGAAGGCATTGAGGTTATTAGATGACAGGTTGCTCTTCCGTTTCTAATAGTCTGTTTTACCGAGAtggaaaaatcagcttattttgagaagtgctttttttttaaaagtgcttttggaaaaaatatttttggagagaAGCAATTTGTGTTTTACTAATCAttctgaaaaacacttttgagtaATAATTTGTGTTTGCCCAAGCTTTTAAATAAGTGCTTTTAAGTAtaaaattacgaataaggacatgatagatttacttaatagttaatattataagtaaataaataatctcaaaaatttattattaaagataataattaaatctttttattttatttaaataaaatataaaaataaaatataaaagtacTTTAAatattcacccctaaagtcactatatattagaaagatatccTAAAAATAAGAAGATATACTTAtgcattaatatcctaagtattaggtttaaaataaggttattttgatatataatatattttgttaagggtatttttgataagaaaaaaagtcaaaactgcttctgcttctgcttttaGGAAGAATCTATTTTTTTCTGTTTCTAAGAAAGTGTTTCTgtttcttcccaaaagcacttttttgccTAAAAAAAACTTGACCAAACACCTTAAATTAtggaaaaaaaatactttgaaaaaaaaaagaagcacttTTGGCCTTTAAAGAAACTTGACCAATCCAATTAAAAAGGAAACCCGTTGGATACTATGAAATATATATGAATTCATGTATTCCTACTAAATCAGACTCTTCTTAATATAGTTAATTTGGTCCTCTCCATCTTGCCTTCTTGAGTAACTGAAGACTCACACATCAATCTAGTGTCCAGGAGTCATTAAAGATGAAAATTGGAAATGACCACGAAAATTTAGCATGACTAGTGTATAATCACGTTATCT
Encoded proteins:
- the LOC104120811 gene encoding PTI1-like tyrosine-protein kinase At3g15890 gives rise to the protein MLKRCFNCFGGEQRPEISAQKNRDYPWDIYTLKELVNATNNFHNDNKIGEGGFGSVYWGRTSKGIEIAVKRLKAMSAKAEMEFAIEVEILGRVRHKNLLGLRGFYAGEDERLIVYDYMPNHSLITHLHGQLAADCLLDWPRRIRIAIGSAEGLCYLHHEANPHIIHRDIKASNVLLDSNFQAKVADFGFAKLIPDGVTHLTTRVKGTLGYLAPEYAMWGKVSESCDVYSFGILLLEIISARKPLEKLPNGVKRDIVQWALPYLQKGDFNHIADPRLKGKFNRDQLKNTILIAMKCTDGNPENRPSMLEVVDWLKGGVEKRKKEIKIVKNDVDDNENDDYVDDIETDYEDYAKKKTKPRLPISESNKRK